The genomic stretch TTCGCATTATTTTTTTGAAATAAGCGATTGTCCGAAAAGAGGGCGTTAAGCCTCCTAATAGCTATCATAATTCCACATTTACCTTACAGGAGTACTCCAGTTTTCTTGATGACCTTATTGAATACTTATAACCATATAAATACAATTTTAGTAATGTTGCAGGATTATACGGTAGGCTCCTTTTATTGAAGTTTGACATGTTTAACCCCAAGCTCATTTATAGGCAAGATATCCATAAATAAATTGATAATCCTTGCCCAAGAATTTGGAGCAATCAATTGGTCGAGAGGTATCATTTGAATTTGATTTCTGTTTTCTCCTACTATGTAGTTTATAGATATGTTGTCTAGTTTCTTTCCATAAATATATAAAAAATAGGTGACAATTAAATATAGCTTCTAAGGTTTTGCACAGACTCTTGGGAGCTTACGATGTTACCAACAAATGGTGAAGTCGTTATTTAGCTCTCCGAGGAAGTTAGTCATTAAGTTCTAGTTTGAAATTAGCAGGAGTAAAGTATAAAGTGAAAAAATCTCTTCTCGAAAATGTAGACATAAAAAAAGGAGCAACGCCTTGCTCCAACCTTTGTTAACCTTAAATCTAATACTATGAAAAACACATTGCAAAGGTACGGACTTTAGTGAATTTTGCAAATAAAACAACTAAAAAAATATGTTCTCTAACACGTTTTAATACTTTTATCCTATTTGTTAAGGATAAGGGCCTTTTTTATTTACTTGTATTTTATCTTTTTTACATATAAAACCGTATATTTGTTGCCACTTTTGCAAAAGGATAAAAACGAATGGTTTCAGTAGATAATTTGAAAGTAGAGTTTGGAGTAACGCCTCTGTTTGAGGACGTGTCATACGTTATCAATAAGAGAGATCGTATTGCGCTGGTCGGGAAGAATGGGGCCGGTAAGTCTACTATGCTTAAAATATTGGCAGGAATACAGGCGCCTACTTCAGGTAGTGTTTCTGTTCCGCGTGATGTGACGATAGGCTATCTGCCTCAAGTCATGATTCTGAGTGATAAACATACTGTGATGGAAGAGGCGGAGATGGCTTTTGAACATATCTTTGACTTGCAGGCTAGTATTGAGAGAATGAATCAGGAATTGGCGGATAGAACAGACTATGATTCAGAAAACTATCATAAACTGATTGAGAAATTCACACATGACAATGAACGCTTTCTGATGATGGGAGGTACCAATTATACGGCTGAGATAGAACGTACATTGATGGGGTTAGGATTTAACCGGGAAGATTTTAACCGTCCTACATCCGAGTTCAGTGGTGGTTGGCGTATGCGTATAGAGTTGGCCAAGTTGTTGTTGCGACGGCCCGATGTGTTGCTGTTGGACGAGCCTACCAATCATCTGGATATAGAAAGCATTCAATGGTTGGAAAACTTTTTGAAGACAAGTGCGGGGGCCGTTGTATTGGTGAGTCACGACCGCGCATTTATTAATAATGTGACCAATCGTACGATTGAAATATCTTGCGGGCATATCTATGATTATAAAGTGGCTTACGATGAGTTTGTGGTATTGCGCAAAGAGCGTCGTGAGCAGCAATTGCGTGCATACGAGAACCAGCAGAAGCAAATTCAGGATACGGAAGATTTCATAGAGCGTTTCCGTTATAAGGCTACCAAGGCTGTCCAGGTGCAGAGCCGCATCAAGCAATTGGAAAAAATAGTTCCTATTGAAATTGATGATGAAGATAATTCAGCCTTACGGTTGAAGTTTCCGCCTGCCATGCGTTCCGGCAATTATCCGGTCATTTGTGACGGGGTGAAGAAAGTATACGGCAGTCATCTTGTTTTCCACGATGTGACTTTGACTATTAATAGAGGTGAGAAGGTGGCTTTTGTCGGAAAGAACGGGGAAGGTAAGTCCACTTTGGTGAAATGTATAATGGACGAAATCCCATACGAAGGTAAACTGACCATCGGGCACAACGTACAGATTGGTTATTTTGCTCAGAATCAGGCTCAGATGCTGGATGAAAATCTGAGTGTTTTTGATACGATTGATTATGTGGCAAAAGGGGATATTCGTTTAAAAATTCGTGATATTCTGGGAGCATTCATGTTTGGAGGTGAGGCTTCTGATAAAAAAGTAAAGGTACTGTCGGGTGGGGAGCGGAGTCGTCTTGCCATGATAAAACTTTTGTTAGAACCGGTGAATTTCCTTATTTTGGACGAACCTACCAACCATCTGGATATGCGCTCAAAGGATGTATTGAAAGAAGCTATCAAGGAATTTGATGGAACGGTGATTGTTGTTTCTCATGACCGTGAGTTCTTGGATGGACTGGTGACCAAAGTTTATGAATTTGGAGGTGGAGTAGTAAAAGAACACATTGGCGGCATTTATGATTTTTTACAGAAAAAGAAAATAGAGAGTCTGAATGAGTTGCAGCTTTCGGCTTCTCCTACTGTGTCTGCCACTAAAAAGGAAGAACCCGAAACGGTCAGTGAGAACAAATTATCTTATGAGGCGCAAAAGGAATTGAATAAGAAAATTCGTAAATTGGAGAAACGAATTGCGGATTGTGAACAAAAAATAGAAAAGCTGGAAACTGAGATTAGCGGGGTGGAAGCCGATATGGCTACTCCCGAAGGTGCATCGGATATGGCTTTGTATGAAAAGCATCAGAAACTGAAAAAGGACTTGGATCAGACGGTAGAAGAATGGGAGGCCGTTTCTATGGAATTAGAAGAGATGCAGGGAAGTTAATATGTATCATATATATAGAACAAATGAAAGCAAAACATTATTTACCAATGGCTGTATTGGCTCTGGCAGTAGCTGCCGGATGCGACAGTAAAAAGGAAGCCGTCATGACTTCGGGTATAGACTTGACAAATTTGGACACTACGGCTGTTCAAGGAGCTGATTTTTATCAGTATGCTTGTGGCGGATGGATGAAGAAACACCCTCTGACCAATGAATATTCCCGTTTTGGCTCATTCGATATGCTTGCCGAAAATAACCGGGAACAACTGAAAGGATTGATTGTGGAAATTGCTGCCGGACAGAATGCGCAAGGTACAATAGGTCAGAAAATAGGGGATATCTATAATCTGGCTATGGATAGTGTGAAACTGAATGCGGATGGAGTAACTCCTATTCAAGCTGATTTGGAAAAGATTGCTTCAGTGAAGGATAAATCGGAAATAGTTCCTTTGATGGCGGAACTGGCTCATAGCGGTGTATTCCCTTATTTCAGTTTCTATGTGGGTGCCGATATCATGGACAGCAAGAGCAATTTGTTTCAATTGTATCAAGGGGGTATCAGTCTGGGTGAAAGAGAATATTATTTGGACAATGATGATGTGACTACCAATATCCGTAATAAGTATAAAGAACATATTGTAAAGATGTTCCAATTGGCTGGTTTTGATGAGGCTGCCGCTAAAAAGAAAATGGAGGCTGTAATGGATATCGAAACCCGTATTGCAAAAGCTTCTTTCAGTGCGGTGGAACAGCGTAACCCTGCGGCCAATTATCATAAAATGTCTTTGGATGAATTAAAGAAAGAGATTCCGGGCATTGACTGGGATGCTTTCTTGAATGGTATAGGCGTGAAAGGGGTGACTGAACTGAGTGTTTCTCAAGTGGAGCCGATTAAAGAGGTTGAGAAAATTATCAATAGCTTGCCGGTTGAAAATCAGATCGCTTATATGCAATGGAATCTGATAGACAGGGCTGCCGGTTACTTGAGTGATGATTTGGTAGCACAAAACTTTGATTTTTATGGAAAAACACTATCCGGTAAACAGGCTAACCAACCTCGTTGGAAGCGTGCCGTAAGTACTGTGAATGGGGTACTGGGTGAAGCGGTAGGTCAGATGTATGTGGAGAAATATTTTCCGGCAGCCGCAAAAGAACGTATGGTGCAGTTGGTAAAGAATCTGCAGACCGCATTGGGAGAACGTATCCGGAATTTGGAATGGATGGGTGACAGCACAAAGATTAAAGCTATTGAGAAGTTGAATTCTTTTTATGTAAAGGTAGGCTATCCTGATAAGTGGAGGGATTATACCGGTTTGAATATTGAAAAAGATTCTTATTGGGCCAATGTGAAGCGTGCTACAGAATTCGAACTGGATTATATGTTGTCCAAGGCAGGCAAGCCGGTTGACAGAGATGAATGGGGAATGACTCCGCAGACTGTCAATGCATATTATAATCCGACCACGAATGAGATTTGTTTTCCGGCAGGTATTCTTCAATATCCGTTTTTTGACATGAATGCTGATGATGCATTTAATTATGGAGCTATTGGCGTGGTTATCGGTCATGAAATGACTCATGGATTCGATGATCAGGGACGTCAGTTCGATAAGGATGGTAATTTGAAAGATTGGTGGACAGCCGAAGATGCCAAACGTTTTGAAGAACGTGCTCAGGTAATGGTGAATTTCTTTGATAGCATTCAGGTTTTGCCGGGACTCAATGCCAACGGTTCTTTGACTTTAGGTGAGAATATAGCCGACCATGGTGGTTTGCAGGTTTCTTTCCAAGCGTTCAAGAATGCGACAAAAGATGCTCCGCTACCAGTAGAAGACGGATTTACTCCGGAACAGCGCTTCTTCTTGTCATACGCCGGAGTGTGGGCTGGCAATATCCGCGACGAGCAGATTCGTTTGCAAACAAAGTCTGATCCACATTCATTGGGCAGATGGCGTGTGAACGGAGCACTCCCTCAAATTGGTGCATGGTATGATGCTTTTGGCATTAAAGAGGGGGATCCTATGTATTTGGCTCCTGAAAAACGTGTCTCTATTTGGTAAGCTTTATACATAAAAGATAATAAAAAGCATGGTAATTGCTGATAATTTGGCATTTACCATGCTTTCTTTTTGGAATTTACATGATAAACACCTATTTTTGTGCCCGATGAAACGGAGACGATATATAGCATGGGTATTAATGTTGGTCAGCATAATCATGTTGACTGCATCTGTTCTGCCTCATCATCATCACCGGGAAATCCTTTGCTTGCAGCATGATATGACTTTGTGCGGCTGTCAATGTTCTGTACAGCATCAGCAGCATAATAGTTCCGATGAGAATCATACATGTAATGCCGGATGCGTGACCAAGTTTAAAAGTGTAACTCCGGATCGGGCTCAGGACAGTGTTTCTCCTGATTATTCGTTTTGTTTGTTGCTATATACGGTAACGGATGTATTGGCGCTTTCATTGCAGTTGACAGAACACAACACATTACCTTATAATTACTATTTAGAAAAACTGCATTCTACGTGTCTTCCCCACGTAAAGGGGTTGCGTGCTCCTCCTTGCGATGTTCTTGCTTAACAGATAGAAAGTTTATCTTTTTATCCGCAACTTTGTTGCATTTTCTTTACGCTAATTTTGTATTTAATAAAAAAGTAAGAACAAATTATATCATCATGAAGAAACTTATCTTTATGGGAGTCTTGGGATTATTTCTTTTAGGCTCTTGCAACAGTAAATCGGAACATGACCATGAGGGGCATAGTCATGAAACGGAAAAAGCACATAATCATGATCATGAAGGCCATGATCACGAGCATGAGGAACACGATCATGCGAGTGAAAACCACGAAGGACATAACCACGAGGCAGAGATGGCAGCCGGACATTCCGATGAGATAATCCTGGCTCCGGAAAAAGCGAAAGCAGCTGGAGTAGAATCGGAAATAATCCAGCCTAAATCATTCCGTCAGGTAATAACGACCAGCGGACAGGTACAGGCGGCACAAGGTGATGAAAGCGTAGTAGTTGCCAATGTAGCCGGTGTGGTTTCTTTCCGCCATCCGGTAACGGACGGTATGAGTGTGAGCAAGGGGGCTCCCATTCTGAATATCTCTGCTGAGAATATGCCGGACGGAGACCCTGTAAAACGTACCCGTATCGCATATGAAACCGCCAAAAAAGAATATGAACGTGCCGCCAAGTTGGTAAAAAGTCAGATAATATCACAGAAAGATTTCAATGCCATTAAGGAGAGTTATGAAAATGCATTATTGGCATACGAGGCTATTTCAAAGAACCAGACCAAGACAGGTGTGTCCGTTACAGCTCCTTTAGGTGGCTATATCAAGAATTGTCTGGTGAAGGAAGGTGATTATGTGTCGGTAGGCCAGCCTTTGGTGAGTATCACTCAGAACCGTCGTCTGTTCCTTCGTGCAGATGTTTCCGAGAAATATTATGGTTATCTGCA from Phocaeicola dorei encodes the following:
- a CDS encoding efflux RND transporter periplasmic adaptor subunit, translating into MKKLIFMGVLGLFLLGSCNSKSEHDHEGHSHETEKAHNHDHEGHDHEHEEHDHASENHEGHNHEAEMAAGHSDEIILAPEKAKAAGVESEIIQPKSFRQVITTSGQVQAAQGDESVVVANVAGVVSFRHPVTDGMSVSKGAPILNISAENMPDGDPVKRTRIAYETAKKEYERAAKLVKSQIISQKDFNAIKESYENALLAYEAISKNQTKTGVSVTAPLGGYIKNCLVKEGDYVSVGQPLVSITQNRRLFLRADVSEKYYGYLHSIQSANFKTPYDNKVYELGELKGHLLSYGKASGGTSFYVPVTFEFDNRGDVIPGSYVEVYLLSSEMPDVLALPVTALTEEQGLYFIYLQLDEEGYKKQEVTLGASDGKEVQILTGLKAGDRVVTKGAYQVKLASASNAIPAHSHEH
- a CDS encoding ABC-F family ATP-binding cassette domain-containing protein, which encodes MVSVDNLKVEFGVTPLFEDVSYVINKRDRIALVGKNGAGKSTMLKILAGIQAPTSGSVSVPRDVTIGYLPQVMILSDKHTVMEEAEMAFEHIFDLQASIERMNQELADRTDYDSENYHKLIEKFTHDNERFLMMGGTNYTAEIERTLMGLGFNREDFNRPTSEFSGGWRMRIELAKLLLRRPDVLLLDEPTNHLDIESIQWLENFLKTSAGAVVLVSHDRAFINNVTNRTIEISCGHIYDYKVAYDEFVVLRKERREQQLRAYENQQKQIQDTEDFIERFRYKATKAVQVQSRIKQLEKIVPIEIDDEDNSALRLKFPPAMRSGNYPVICDGVKKVYGSHLVFHDVTLTINRGEKVAFVGKNGEGKSTLVKCIMDEIPYEGKLTIGHNVQIGYFAQNQAQMLDENLSVFDTIDYVAKGDIRLKIRDILGAFMFGGEASDKKVKVLSGGERSRLAMIKLLLEPVNFLILDEPTNHLDMRSKDVLKEAIKEFDGTVIVVSHDREFLDGLVTKVYEFGGGVVKEHIGGIYDFLQKKKIESLNELQLSASPTVSATKKEEPETVSENKLSYEAQKELNKKIRKLEKRIADCEQKIEKLETEISGVEADMATPEGASDMALYEKHQKLKKDLDQTVEEWEAVSMELEEMQGS
- a CDS encoding DUF6769 family protein; amino-acid sequence: MVIADNLAFTMLSFWNLHDKHLFLCPMKRRRYIAWVLMLVSIIMLTASVLPHHHHREILCLQHDMTLCGCQCSVQHQQHNSSDENHTCNAGCVTKFKSVTPDRAQDSVSPDYSFCLLLYTVTDVLALSLQLTEHNTLPYNYYLEKLHSTCLPHVKGLRAPPCDVLA
- a CDS encoding M13 family metallopeptidase; the protein is MKAKHYLPMAVLALAVAAGCDSKKEAVMTSGIDLTNLDTTAVQGADFYQYACGGWMKKHPLTNEYSRFGSFDMLAENNREQLKGLIVEIAAGQNAQGTIGQKIGDIYNLAMDSVKLNADGVTPIQADLEKIASVKDKSEIVPLMAELAHSGVFPYFSFYVGADIMDSKSNLFQLYQGGISLGEREYYLDNDDVTTNIRNKYKEHIVKMFQLAGFDEAAAKKKMEAVMDIETRIAKASFSAVEQRNPAANYHKMSLDELKKEIPGIDWDAFLNGIGVKGVTELSVSQVEPIKEVEKIINSLPVENQIAYMQWNLIDRAAGYLSDDLVAQNFDFYGKTLSGKQANQPRWKRAVSTVNGVLGEAVGQMYVEKYFPAAAKERMVQLVKNLQTALGERIRNLEWMGDSTKIKAIEKLNSFYVKVGYPDKWRDYTGLNIEKDSYWANVKRATEFELDYMLSKAGKPVDRDEWGMTPQTVNAYYNPTTNEICFPAGILQYPFFDMNADDAFNYGAIGVVIGHEMTHGFDDQGRQFDKDGNLKDWWTAEDAKRFEERAQVMVNFFDSIQVLPGLNANGSLTLGENIADHGGLQVSFQAFKNATKDAPLPVEDGFTPEQRFFLSYAGVWAGNIRDEQIRLQTKSDPHSLGRWRVNGALPQIGAWYDAFGIKEGDPMYLAPEKRVSIW